From a single Kwoniella shandongensis chromosome 9, complete sequence genomic region:
- a CDS encoding serine/threonine-protein kinase SSN3, with amino-acid sequence MASAMTSSSAMVDPMHLYRAKRDRERRTVLKTYKILGFISSGTYGRVYKALLLPAPKPTGKVTLPSSTRAALSIPKEKIPSPSLSTTSSSVQEPLNNPELCMRPGDLPAKEGEVFAIKKFKPDKEGDVLTYAGISQSAAREIMLNRELHHRNLVALREVILEDKAIYMVFEYAEHDFLQIIHHHSQTTRTPIPSPTLRRLLHQLLCGVHFLHSNFVLHRDLKPANILVTSAGVVKIGDLGLARLWHKPLAQGGLFGGDKVVVTIWYRAPELILGSKHYTAAVDLWAIGCIYAELLALRPIFKGDEAKMDGKKSLPFQRDQMGKMCEVLGPVKPEQWPGIVHMPEYKTYLSSGPYPNPNPLPTWYSSRSGSGQGYDLLTKLFEWDPARRLTAREALAHPWFQEEGGVSAKSVFEGSTVTYPTRRVTHEDNGDAKMGSLPPSLAAPRLPSSSNFRPASGTLAQPSRKKTRL; translated from the exons ATGGCATCGGCGATGACTTCTTCGTCGGCCATGGTCGATCCGATGCATCTGTATCGGGCAAAGAGGGACCGAGAGCGACGAAC TGTACTGAAGACATACAAGATTCTAGGCTTCATCTCCTCGG GTACCTACGGTCGTGTGTACAAAGCACTCCTTCTGCCCGCGCCCAAGCCAACAGGCAAAGTCACACTCCCGTCTTCTACACGCGCTGCTCTCTCTATACCAAAAGAAAAGATCCCCTCACCTTCGTTGTCcactacctcttcttcggtccAAGAACCACTTAACAACCCCGAATTGTGTATGCGACCTGGTGATCTGCCAGcgaaagaaggggaagtgtTTGCTATCAAGAAATTCAAGCCGGATAAAGAGGGAGATGTTTTGACCTATGCTGGGATAAGTCAAAGTGCAGCGAGAGAGATCATG CTGAATCGAGAATTGCATCATCGGAATCTGGTCGCTTTGAGAGAAGTGATCTTAGAAGATAAAGCTATTTACATGGTATTCGAATATGCCGAGCATGACTTTTTG CAAatcatccaccaccattcCCAAACCACTCGAACGCCTATCCCCTCACCTACGCTTCGTCGATTGCTCCACCAACTCCTCTGCGGTGTCCATTTCCTCCACTCCAATTTCGTCCTACATCGAGATCTCAAACCTGCCAACATCTTGGTGACTTCCGCTGGGGTTGTCAAGATTGGTGATTTGGGATTGGCGAGATTGTGGCATAAACCTTTAGCTCAAGGGGGTTTGTTTGGTGGAGATAAGGTCGTGGTTACGATCTGGTATAGAGCTCCAGAGTTGATCTTGGGATCAAAGCATTATACAGCGGCTGTTG ACCTTTGGGCTATTGGATGTATCTACGCGGAGCTGCTCGCCCTCCGACCCATCTTCAAGGGGGACGAAGCGAAGATGGACGGAAAGAAATCGTTGCCGTTCCAACGAGATCAAATGGGCAAGATGTGTGAAGTTCTGGGTCCGGTAAAGC CTGAACAATGGCCTGGTATAGTGCATATGCCAGAGTACAAGACGTATCTATCCTCTGGCCC CTACCCGAATCCCAACCCCTTACCCACTTGGTACTCGTCCCGATCAGGTTCTGGTCAAGGGTACGACCTCCTCACTAAGCTATTCGAGTGGGATCCAGCTCGACGACTGACGGCGAGGGAAGCGTTGGCGCATCCATGgttccaagaagaaggaggcgTTTCGGCAAA GAGTGTATTCGAGGGAAGTACCGTGACATACCCCACGCGAAGAGTAACGCATGAAGATAATGGAGATGCGAAGATGGGATC ACTACCACCCTCTTTGGCTGCGCCGAGATTACCATCCAGTAGTAATTTCAGACCAGCAAGCGGGACATTGGCTCAGCCttcaaggaagaagacgagattgTGA